The region GAAGGCAAACGGCTGATCGCCAAAGGACTCGCCCGCAACGAAGATATCCGGCGATGCCTCGGAGAAGGCATGCTCATCATCACCCGGGGCACGACGAACACGTACATCGCCGAGGAGCTTGCAAACCTTTCGGCGCCGCACGGCAGTTTCGTGACGGGAAAAATCATTCCGACCGGAACGAAGGACTTCGCCGATACGCTCGAACGGGTAACGGAGATCGTGCTCATCAAAGGGAAGCCCGCGGAGATCGGTTACGAGGAAGCGCTCGCCCGCATGACGGAAAACGACATCGTACTCAAGGGGGCGAACATGCTGAACTATGCGAAACGACAGGCCGCCGTCTGCACGGGTGCGCCGGACGGCGGTACGGTGGCCCGGCTGAAACGGTACACGGACCGGGGAATCGGGCGCTGGATCGTTCCGATCGGTCTGGAAAAGGAGTGTTCCGGAGACCTGCGCATGTATAGGGAGGTAGTGGAGAACGCGAAAGAGAAGGGTCCCGGCACCGTACGGCTCACGCTGACGGAAGGGAACGTATACACCGAAATCGAGGCATTGAAGGAGTTCGCCGACGTCGATGTCTATCCGGCTGCGCTGGGCGGCGTGGCCGGTGCGGAAGGGGGCGCTACACTGATGATCTGCGGAGACGCGGAGGAGGTGGGCAAAGCGGTCGAAGCCGTACATTCCGTACTCGGCGAACCTCCGTTCGCAGAATAACCCCTGCACCGCAGGGACGTTCCGCCTGTTCGCACGCCATCTTTCGCCCGGATTTGCATTGCCGGCCCGACATAAATCCGTAAAAAAGAGACGGTATCTGATTTTCTCAGATACCGTCTCTTTTATCCGAAAACGCCGGATTCCCCGGACGGCCGAACCGCCCGGGGAACCGGAATGCTACTCGTCCAGCAGAATCTCCAGGATACGGATCGCAGCCGTGGCGATCGGCGTACCGGGACCGAAGATGGCGGCGGCACCGTCGCGGTACAGTTCGTCGTAATCCTGATGAGGAATCACACCTCCCACGATCACCACGATGTCCTCGCGGCCCAGTTTCTTGAGTTCGGCGATGATCTGCGGCACCAGCGTCAGGTGACCGGCGGCCAGCGAGGAGACGCCCACTACGTGCACGTCGTTCTCCACGGCCTGTTTGGCCGCTTCGGCCGGAGTCTGGAACAGCGGACCCATATCCACGTCGAAACCGATGTCGGCATATCCCGTGGCTACCACTTTGGCTCCGCGGTCGTGACCGTCCTGTCCCAGTTTGGCGATCATGATACGGGGCTGGCGGCCCTCCTTTTTGGCGAACCGCTCGGCCATCTGTTTGGCCTTTTCGAAATCTGCGTCGTTTTTCACTTCTGAACTGTATACTCCTGAAATGGAACGGATAACTGCCTTGTAACGGCCTACGACCTTCTCGCAGGCATCGGATATCTCACCCAGCGAAGCGCGCACCTTGGCAGCCTCGACGGCCAGTTCGAGCAGGTTGCCCTGCTTGGTCTCCACACACTTGGTAATGGCATCCAGAGCGGCCTGCACGGCCTTTTCGTCGCGGTTCGCACGCAGGTCGTTCAGACGTTTGATCTGCTCCTCGCGCACGGCCGTATTGTCCACGGCCAGAATGTCGATAGGCGCCTCCTTCTCCAGACGGTATTTGTTCAGACCCACGATCACGTCGTGTTTCGAGTCAATCCGGGCCTGCTTGCGGGCGGCAGCCTCCTCGATACGCATTTTGGGAATACCGGTCTCGATGGCCTTGGCCATACCGCCCAGTTTTTCCACCTCCTGGATCAGATCCCATGCCTTGTGAGCGATCTCGTTGGTGAGTTCCTCCACGTAGTAGGAACCGGCCCACGGATCGACCTCGCGGCAGATGTCGGTCTCCTCCTGAATGTAAATCTGCGTATTCCGCGCGATACGGGCCGAGAAGTCGGTCGGCAGGGCGATCGCCTCGTCGAGAGCATTGGTGTGCAGCGACTGGGTGTGTCCCAGGGCGGCAGCCATCGCCTCGATGGCCGTACGGGCCACGTTGTTGAACGGGTCCTGCTCGGTGAGCGACCAGCCGGAAGTCTGGCTGTGAGTACGCAGGGCAAGCGACTTGGGGTTCTTCGGATCGAACTGCTTCACGAT is a window of Gallalistipes aquisgranensis DNA encoding:
- the scpA gene encoding methylmalonyl-CoA mutase, whose amino-acid sequence is MRAKFSDMTYTGAAAACCNAKKCADGDQTWMTPEQIPVKGIYTAEDLEGMEHLNYAAGIAPFLRGPYSTMYVMRPWTIRQYAGFSTAAESNAFYRRNLASGQKGLSVAFDLATHRGYNADHPRVVGDVGKAGVSICSVEDMKVLFDGIPLDKMSVSMTMNGAVLPILAFYIVAGLEQGCTLEQLSGTIQNDILKEFMVRNTYIYPPEFSMRIIADIFEYTSKNMPKFNSISISGYHMQEAGATADIELAYTLADGLEYLRTGVNAGMSVDTFAPRLSFFWAIGMNHFMEIAKMRAARLLWAKIVKQFDPKNPKSLALRTHSQTSGWSLTEQDPFNNVARTAIEAMAAALGHTQSLHTNALDEAIALPTDFSARIARNTQIYIQEETDICREVDPWAGSYYVEELTNEIAHKAWDLIQEVEKLGGMAKAIETGIPKMRIEEAAARKQARIDSKHDVIVGLNKYRLEKEAPIDILAVDNTAVREEQIKRLNDLRANRDEKAVQAALDAITKCVETKQGNLLELAVEAAKVRASLGEISDACEKVVGRYKAVIRSISGVYSSEVKNDADFEKAKQMAERFAKKEGRQPRIMIAKLGQDGHDRGAKVVATGYADIGFDVDMGPLFQTPAEAAKQAVENDVHVVGVSSLAAGHLTLVPQIIAELKKLGREDIVVIVGGVIPHQDYDELYRDGAAAIFGPGTPIATAAIRILEILLDE